Proteins encoded in a region of the Thunnus thynnus chromosome 8, fThuThy2.1, whole genome shotgun sequence genome:
- the aqp12 gene encoding aquaporin 12, giving the protein MSGLNASLGYFLACVIFAASVRALLKKWPRFSFILEFASSFMLVGCWLEVQTIVEVGQWAGGLGPDVTATILFVVLLTHGVISGAASGNPSLVVLKFLQLEATTLPTLLAVAAQFLGAHLALYAAVYYWGLELTDMHMIKNLMSRECSTSLLASLLQGFFTECVCALIFHLVHLNLRRRSALIRVPLIAVLLTFLSHTARGYTSAFVNPSLAYGLTFHCPGFTFTEYAVVYWLGPITGMILALLLYMGHIPRIFAKNLLYFQKTRFRVPKGDKGEKKKM; this is encoded by the exons ATGTCTGGACTGAACGCATCTCTTGGATACTTCCTGGCGTGTGTGATTTTTGCAGCCTCAGTTCGAGCACTCCTTAAAAAATGGCCAAGGTTTAGCTTCATTTTGGAGTTTGCCTCCTCTTTCATGCTGGTAGGGTGCTGGCTGGAGGTGCAGACCATTGTGGAGGTGGGTCAGTGGGCTGGGGGCTTGGGTCCTGATGTGACTGCGACCATACTGTTTGTGGTGCTGCTGACCCATGGCGTGATCAGTGGCGCTGCGTCAGGGAATCCCAGCCTGGTTGTGCTGAAGTTCCTGCAGCTCGAGGCCACCACCCTGCCCACTCTCCTCGCTGTTGCAGCCCAGTTTCTCGGGGCCCActtggccctttatgcagctgTATACTACTGGGGCCTGGAGCTGACAGACATGCACATGATCAAAAACCTGATGTCAAGAGAGTGCAGCACATCACTGCTGGCCTCTTTGCTCCAGGGTTTTTTCACTGAGTGTGTCTGTGCGCTCATCTTTCACCTAGTCCACCTAAACCTGAGACGCAGATCCGCCCTGATCCGAGTGCCCCTGATCGCTGTCCTCCTCACATTCCTGTCTCATACTG CCAGAGGCTACACCTCAGCCTTCGTGAATCCGTCCTTAGCTTATGGCCTCACCTTCCACTGTCCTGGATTTACCTTCACAGAGTATGCAGTGGTCTACTGGCTGGGCCCTATCACAG GCATGATTCTGGCTCTTCTCTTGTACATGGGCCATATTCCAAGGATTTTTGCCAAGAACCTTCTATATTTTCAGAAGACGCGTTTCAGAGTGCCAAAGGGGGacaaaggagaaaagaagaaaatgtga
- the rpp21 gene encoding ribonuclease P protein subunit p21 codes for MAVHLKDKEAYQRLNYLYQAAHCVLAQNPENVELARFYCFTQKTIARRLVLRQDPSVKRTLCKKCCSLLIPGVTATTRQRRKNGKTRFTVVRCRICGQSKTLLNNPDYCLWVDRPEAQLQQQKQPDRGPSANSQPKDSEPAGSVPSTPVASTAGTQAAPLS; via the exons ATGGCAGTACACCTGAAAGACAAAGAAGCTTACCAGAGACTGAACTATCTGTACCAG GCTGCACATTGTGTTTTAGCTCAAAACCCAGAAAATGTGGAGCTGGCTCGTTTCTACTGTTTCACCCAGAAGACCATAGCAAGACGTTTAGTTCTTCGACA AGACCCATCAGTAAAAAGAACATTATGCAAGAAGTGCTGCTCATTGCTCATCCCTGGTGTAACTGCTACAACAAGACAACGAA GAAAAAATGGCAAGACTCGCTTCACTGTGGTGAGATGTCGCATTTGTGGGCAGAGCAAGACATTATTGAATAATCCAGATTATTGTCTGTGGGTAGATCGTCCCGAGGCTCAGctacagcaacaaaaacagccAG ATCGAGGCCCTTCTGCTAATAGTCAGCCAAAAGACTCAGAGCCTGCTGGGTCAGTGCCTTCTACACCTGTTGCAAGTACTGCCGGGACACAAGCAGCTCCCCTCTCCTGA
- the pak2b gene encoding serine/threonine-protein kinase PAK 2b, translated as MCDNGDPEDKPPAPPVRMSSTIFSTGSSKDSLSANHSSKPLPSVPEERKPRNKIISIFSGAEKGGRKKDRDKERPEISPPSDFEHTIHVGFDAVTGEFTGMPEQWARLLQTSNITKSEQKKNPQAVLDVLKFYDSTGNGRQKYLSFSSSEKDAFTPGPQSPVKKGTEPSSPNIKDIDDDDDDETPPPVVAPRPEHTKSVYTRSVIDPIPAPSTCTDDASSRAADRQKKKGKMSDEEIMDKLRTIVSIGDPKKKYTRYEKIGQGASGTVFTAIDVATGQEVAIKQINLQKQPKKELIINEILVMKELKNPNIVNFLDSFLMGEELFVVMEYLAGGSLTDVVTETCMDEAQIAAVCRECLQALDFLHANQVIHRDIKSDNVLLGMDGSVKLTDFGFCAQITPEQSKRSTMVGTPYWMAPEVVTRKAYGPKVDIWSLGIMAIEMVEGEPPYLNENPLRALYLIATNGTPELQNPEKLSPVFRDFLNRCLEMDVEKRGGGKELLQHPFLKLAKPLSSLTPLILAAKEAMKGNR; from the exons ATGTGTGATAACGGAGACCCTGAGGATAAACCCCCAGCCCCTCCAGTCAGGATGAGCAGTACCATCTTTAGCACTGGCTCCAGCAAAGACTCACTCTCAGCCAACCACAGCTCCAAACCGCTGCCTTCTGTCCCAGAGGAGAGGAAACCTCGCAACAAGATCATCTCAATCTTCTCTGGGGCTGAGAAAG GTGGTAGAAAGAAAGATCGAGACAAAGAGCGACCAGAGATCTCACCACCTTCAGATTTTGAACACACCATACATGTTGGGTTCGATGCTGTCACAGGGGAGTTCACT GGTATGCCAGAGCAATGGGCTCGACTACTCCAGACCTCAAACATCACCAAGTCAGAGCAGAAGAAAAACCCGCAGGCTGTGCTCGACGTTCTTAAGTTCTACGACTCCACAGGCAACGGTCGTCAAAAGTACCTCAGCTTCTCATCTTCTG aaAAAGATGCATTCACTCCAGGGCCGCAGTCT CCTGTCAAAAAAGGCACTGAACCCTCATCTCCGAATATCAAAGACAtcgatgatgatgacgatgatgaaaCTCCTCCTCCTGTTGTGGCACCAAGACCAGAACACACAAAGAGT GTGTATACTCGCTCTGTTATTGACCCCATCCCTGCTCCAAGCACGTGTACAGACGATGCATCCTCCAgggctgcagacagacagaaaaagaagggCAAGATGTCAGATGAGGAGATCATGGACAAACTGA GAACCATAGTCAGCATTGGGGATCCCAAGAAGAAGTACACCAGATATGAAAAAATTGGTCAGGG AGCATCAGGAACAGTATTCACCGCCATTGATGTTGCCACAGGACAGGAG GTCGCCATTAAACAGATCAACCTACAAAAGCAGCCAAAGAAGGAGCTGATCATCAACGAGATTCTAGTGATGAAGGAGTTGAAGAACCCCAACATTGTCAACTTTTTAGACAG TTTCCTGATGGGGGAGGAGCTGTTTGTGGTCATGGAGTATCTGGCCGGTGGCTCACTGACAGATGTGGTGACAGAAACCTGTATGGATGAGGCCCAGATAGCTGCTGTCTGCCGAGAG TGTTTACAAGCATTGGATTTCCTGCATGCGAACCAGGTCATCCACAGAGACATTAAAAGTGACAACGTGTTACTCGGGATGGACGGTTCTGTCAAGCTTA CCGATTTTGGCTTCTGCGCCCAGATCACTCCAGAGCAAAGCAAACGCAGCACCATGGTAGGCACGCCTTACTGGATGGCTCCTGAGGTGGTGACCAGAAAGGCTTATGGGCCTAAAGTAGACATTTGGTCGCTGGGAATTATGGCTATTGAGATGGTTGAAGGAGAGCCCCCCTACCTGAACGAGAACCCACTACGA GCATTATATCTGATTGCCACTAACGGCACCCCCGAGCTTCAGAACCCAGAGAAGCTGTCTCCAGTCTTCAGAGATTTCCTCAACCGTTGCCTGGAAATGGATGTAGAGAAGAGAGGCGGAGGAAAAGAGCTGTTGCAG CATCCGTTCCTGAAGCTGGCGAAGCCCCTCTCCAGTCTCACACCTCTCATCCTGGCAGCCAAGGAGGCCATGAAGGGCAATCGTTAG